The nucleotide window CACCAGCATGTGGCCCGTCCCACAGACGTTCTGCTTGGCTCTCAGTTCCTCTACACCTTCTTCACAAAGACCCATGGCGATTTGCACAGCTTGGTGCGCCGCCGCCGCGGTGTCCCTGAGCCCGAGGCCGTTGCGCTCTTCCGGCAGATGGCTACTGCGGTGGCACACTGCCACCAGCATGGGCTTGTCTTGCGAGACCTCAAGCTGCGTCGATTTGTCTTCAGCAACTGTGAGAGGTGAGTGTGACCCTAGAAGCACATTTGagaggtggggaaactgaggtccacAAGAGCAGAGTAACTTAGGAAGAGCTATGGTACAGCTCAGTGGGATAGCatgtgcttagcatgtgcaaagctCTGAGTTCCATCCTCAGTAGCAAAAGAAAGGCAGGGAAAGAAATCCTcagagcacacacctttaaatcctggcagagtcagaggcagaggcagggggaatctctgtgggtttgaggccagcctgatctacacagtgagttccaggatagccagggctatgtagagaaaccctgactcatcaaagccaaaaccaaaccaaacaaaaaactaagacaCTGAGGCTCACTGAGCATGCTTGCccacactgtaatcccagccctcaggaggctaaggcaatAGTAAGTTAGAAGGCAGCCTGGACAATGGAGTGAAATCTCAtctcccaaccccccccccaattaaAAAACGAACAAAAGAcagtgactggagagatggcttagtgctgcttttctagaggacctgaaTCTTTCTGTCCGTGACCCAGGACAAAGCTGGTGCTTGAGAACCTGGAGGATGCCTGTGTGGTGACTGGACCAGATGACTCTCTGTGGGACAAGCATGCATGCCCTGCCTACGTGGGACCAGAGATACTCAGCTCCCGGCCATCCTACTCCGGCAAAGCAGCTGATGTCTGGAGCCTGGGCGTGGCACTCTTCACCATGCTGGCTGGCCACTACCCTTTCCAGGACTCTGAGCCAGCCCTGCTCTTTGGCAAGATCCGTAGAGGGACCTTTGCCCTGCCAGAGGGCCTGTCAGCCCCAGCTCGCTGCCTGATCCGATGTCTTCTCCGGAAGGAGCCTTTAGAGCGGCTAGTGGCCCCCAGCATTCTGCTCCATCCCTGGTTGAGGGAGGATCACAGCCACGTCTCTCCTCCTCAGTCTGGCCGCTGGGAGACCGACCAGGTGGTCCCAGAAGGCCCAGGGctggaggaggctgaggaaggggaGCTAGGACTGTATGGCTAGGCCACCTTACTGGCCCTTTAGCTGTAAGCTGTGAGTTGAGTACAAGCTTTCTCCTGCCTCTTTGGGTCAAGCTAAACCTTAAGTgcctttttggaggaagaaactgccaatgTGCCCCAAGCATTCCTGTACTCTCCCACAGTCATTGCAGGGTGATGCTTGCTGGGTGCCAagttctgggtgctgggaacagcaAACAACGAGGGGGAGAAAAATACCTTGCTGGTCCAGTTGCCACAGTGCCATGAGCTCCCAGGCCAGCACCTGCCGTCAGCCCTCGGTGAGTTGCATACCAGGGTTGGCCTTCTCTGGGCTGGTGCTAGGCTTCTGTTCACAAGACAGTCTCCTTCATTAGTGCCCCAGCTGCCTTCTATCGTGTGCCTTTAAACAAGGGGAACATCTCTGTGCCAAAGACCAAAGTCCTCATTCGCTCTGTGCCTCAGGACCACAAGTCAGGCCAGGAGGAGATTGTGCTGCTGGGCTGTGGCCTCGAGGCAGAACCTGCTTGAAGACCTAGCCCAGGATTTAAGCCAAAAGGATGAGACTCCACAAGCGAGGCGCCTGACTCACAGAATGGTGTGGAATGAGGATCTAGTTCACACTGGTAGCCTTCAACTGGAGCACCACGGTTGGAGGGCAAGGACCAGGCAGGGACCGTCGTCCTGCCATAAAGTCTCAGGCCCTGTTCTGGGGACTCTTCATACCGGTATGATGGCTCTTGTTTGGCTGTGTATGTGTTTTCACTGTGTGCCTAATAAAAGAGCTGTGTAGTTCTGTATGTCAGAGAGTTTCACCTCCTAACATCCTTGGCGACCTTCCCTACCTTCAACACAGCTATGAAAGCCAGATCATGTCAGTGCCTACCAAGTGGCCTGTGAGAAGACTCTCTCACTGATGTTCCTGTATGTGCTATTTCTTCTAGAGACCTTGGGGTCTCAGGTGGGAGATTTCCAAGCTGCCGGCTGGGGTGT belongs to Meriones unguiculatus strain TT.TT164.6M chromosome 4, Bangor_MerUng_6.1, whole genome shotgun sequence and includes:
- the Trib3 gene encoding tribbles homolog 3, whose protein sequence is MGACLPGPRSAAAEAAAAEDADAGSGLSVLRTPQSAQRGGPRSTCAGAGGSETREEPQDKMRGAPPVAAAGASCRKKPLEFEDNNVDTEGPVLKRARGRPEPGPPPSLLPPSPPPTSDLSAAVAPATRLGPYVLLEREQGNCAFRALHCPSGTEYTCKVYPASDAQSVLAPYARLPTHQHVARPTDVLLGSQFLYTFFTKTHGDLHSLVRRRRGVPEPEAVALFRQMATAVAHCHQHGLVLRDLKLRRFVFSNCERTKLVLENLEDACVVTGPDDSLWDKHACPAYVGPEILSSRPSYSGKAADVWSLGVALFTMLAGHYPFQDSEPALLFGKIRRGTFALPEGLSAPARCLIRCLLRKEPLERLVAPSILLHPWLREDHSHVSPPQSGRWETDQVVPEGPGLEEAEEGELGLYG